One Streptomyces sp. NBC_01217 genomic region harbors:
- the lepB gene encoding signal peptidase I: MAVGARSGHDEPEDRPDNPEDTESAGTADRTEGDGDSANGGRTPPKPRSFWKELPLLIGIALVLALLIKTFLVQAFSIPSDSMQDTLQRGDRVLVDKLTPWFGSEPKRGEVVVFHDPGGWLEDTQTPNPNVVQKFLSFIGLMPSVEEKDLIKRVIGVGGDTVECKKNGPVTVNGKALDDQSFIFPGNTPCNDEPFGPIKVPEGRIWVMGDHRQNSLDSRYHQNLPGNGTVSNDEVVGRAIVVAWPINRWATLPIPKTFDQPGINDQSALNSAMGLAPGALGVAGALPLVLWRRRRLTAGRTAG, translated from the coding sequence TTGGCGGTCGGCGCACGATCCGGACACGACGAACCCGAAGACCGGCCGGACAATCCGGAGGACACCGAGTCCGCCGGGACGGCAGACCGCACGGAGGGTGACGGGGACTCCGCGAACGGCGGTCGTACGCCCCCGAAGCCGCGCTCCTTCTGGAAGGAGCTGCCCCTGCTCATCGGCATCGCGCTGGTTCTGGCGCTGCTGATCAAGACGTTCCTGGTGCAGGCGTTCTCGATCCCCTCGGATTCGATGCAGGACACCCTCCAGCGGGGTGACCGGGTGCTGGTCGACAAACTGACCCCCTGGTTCGGCTCGGAGCCCAAGCGCGGCGAGGTCGTGGTCTTCCACGACCCGGGCGGCTGGCTGGAGGACACCCAGACGCCCAACCCGAATGTGGTGCAGAAGTTCCTCAGCTTCATCGGGCTGATGCCGTCCGTCGAGGAGAAGGACCTGATCAAGCGGGTCATCGGGGTCGGTGGCGACACGGTGGAGTGCAAGAAGAACGGCCCGGTCACGGTCAATGGCAAGGCGCTGGACGACCAGTCGTTCATCTTCCCGGGGAACACCCCCTGCAATGACGAGCCGTTCGGTCCGATCAAGGTGCCCGAGGGCCGGATCTGGGTGATGGGCGACCACCGCCAGAACTCCCTCGACTCCCGCTACCACCAGAATCTGCCGGGCAACGGCACGGTCTCCAACGACGAGGTCGTCGGCCGGGCCATCGTCGTGGCGTGGCCGATCAACCGCTGGGCGACCCTGCCGATCCCGAAGACCTTCGACCAGCCGGGGATCAACGACCAGTCGGCGCTCAACTCGGCGATGGGACTGGCCCCGGGAGCACTCGGTGTAGCCGGTGCGCTGCCCCTCGTGTTGTGGCGTCGCAGGAGGCTGACCGCCGGGCGTACCGCCGGGTAG
- the lepB gene encoding signal peptidase I: MSGTGRTGGGRGRLGSTLSGLAVAVGCVLFLGGFAWGAVVYKPYTVPTESMTPTVHAGDRVLAQRIDGSEVHRGDVVVFTDPGWGNMPMVKRVVGIGGDKIACCDKGRLTINGKPIEEPYLQTKDPASGNDFTADVPEGQLFLLGDERRDSLDSRVHLDDPGQGSVPRSAVQARVDAVAWPLGGMIGRPQAFAPLPGGVSSPGPLRLQLGVVAAGAVLILLGAAYGPIAARSARSARGKRDKVPAGVH, from the coding sequence ATGAGTGGAACAGGACGAACGGGTGGCGGCCGCGGCCGGCTCGGCAGCACGCTGTCGGGGCTGGCCGTGGCCGTCGGCTGTGTGCTCTTCCTCGGCGGGTTCGCCTGGGGGGCCGTGGTGTACAAGCCGTACACCGTGCCGACCGAGTCGATGACGCCGACGGTGCACGCCGGAGACCGGGTGCTCGCACAGCGGATCGACGGCAGCGAGGTGCACCGGGGTGACGTGGTGGTCTTCACCGATCCGGGGTGGGGCAACATGCCGATGGTGAAGCGGGTCGTCGGGATCGGCGGCGACAAGATCGCCTGCTGCGACAAGGGTCGGCTCACCATCAACGGCAAGCCCATTGAGGAACCGTATCTGCAGACCAAGGACCCCGCCTCGGGGAACGACTTCACCGCGGATGTTCCCGAGGGGCAGCTCTTCCTGCTCGGGGACGAGCGCAGAGACTCGCTGGACTCCAGGGTCCACCTGGACGACCCGGGGCAGGGCTCCGTACCCCGCAGCGCGGTGCAGGCCCGGGTGGACGCCGTCGCCTGGCCGCTGGGCGGCATGATCGGGAGGCCGCAGGCCTTCGCCCCGCTCCCCGGCGGGGTGTCGTCGCCCGGACCGCTGCGGTTGCAGCTCGGGGTCGTGGCGGCGGGCGCGGTGCTCATCCTCCTCGGTGCCGCGTACGGCCCGATCGCGGCCCGGTCCGCACGCTCGGCACGCGGCAAGCGCGACAAGGTGCCCGCCGGTGTGCACTGA
- a CDS encoding NUDIX hydrolase, with protein MCTEKRKVARVVLLDPDDRILLMHGFEPEDPGSTWWFTPGGGLEGDETREQAALRELAEETGITDVELGPLLWQRMCSFPFDGRRWDQDEWYFLARTTQTVTDTSGQTGLEQRSVTGLRRWTSAELSAARETVYPTRLAELLSTLLDEGPPRTPLVLTPEIA; from the coding sequence GTGTGCACTGAGAAGCGGAAGGTCGCCCGCGTGGTGCTCCTGGACCCCGACGACCGCATTCTTCTGATGCACGGCTTCGAACCGGAGGACCCGGGGAGCACCTGGTGGTTCACCCCCGGCGGTGGTCTGGAGGGCGATGAGACCCGGGAACAGGCCGCGCTGCGCGAGCTCGCCGAGGAGACCGGGATCACCGATGTCGAACTGGGCCCGCTGCTCTGGCAGCGGATGTGTTCGTTCCCGTTCGACGGGCGCCGCTGGGATCAGGACGAGTGGTACTTCCTGGCGCGTACGACGCAGACCGTCACCGACACCAGCGGGCAGACCGGACTGGAGCAGCGGAGCGTCACGGGGCTGAGGCGGTGGACCTCCGCCGAACTGTCGGCGGCGCGTGAGACGGTGTACCCGACCAGACTCGCCGAGCTGCTGAGCACACTGCTCGACGAGGGTCCTCCGCGTACGCCACTGGTTCTGACCCCCGAAATCGCCTAA
- a CDS encoding DUF2469 domain-containing protein, with the protein MSAEDLEKYETEMELKLYREYRDVVGLFKYVIETERRFYLTNDYEMQVHSVQGEVFFEVSMADAWVWDMYRPARFVKQVRVLTFKDVNIEELNKTDLELPGG; encoded by the coding sequence ATGAGCGCCGAGGACCTCGAAAAGTACGAGACCGAGATGGAGCTGAAGCTCTACCGGGAGTACCGAGATGTCGTCGGTCTGTTCAAATATGTGATCGAGACCGAACGGCGCTTCTACCTCACCAACGACTACGAGATGCAGGTGCACTCGGTTCAGGGTGAGGTGTTTTTCGAAGTATCCATGGCGGACGCCTGGGTCTGGGACATGTACCGGCCCGCGCGGTTCGTCAAGCAGGTACGGGTACTGACGTTCAAGGACGTCAACATCGAGGAGCTCAACAAGACCGATCTCGAACTTCCGGGTGGCTGA